Proteins found in one Maridesulfovibrio sp. genomic segment:
- the pheA gene encoding prephenate dehydratase, with protein sequence MSQSSKKNLGDLRVEIDSLDSEILDLLNKRAAASLAVGAIKAGSSDQIFKPFREQEVLCGLTGRNPGPLPAEHLEAIYREIISSSRRLQRPERVVYLGPEGTFSYFAGLQHMGRQADLLPKNNFEDIFVAVSKGEADLGIIPLENSLKGTVGQNVDLFMRYPVFIQAELYHRISHGLMTKGADISEIKTVYSHSKALEQCTGWLRANMPGAELVSVESTAKAAQMVAESEGPVAAVGHVKLANLFGLHVAAEAIEDLPDNWTRFLIIGPKPGQEDKRDKTSLLFTTPDRPGALVEVLNELSGHDINMTKLESRPALGEKWKYMFFVDLQGDLGAEEHESLIEDLKNRCLTFKILGCYPAGAQDGGLI encoded by the coding sequence ATGTCACAGTCCAGCAAAAAAAATCTTGGCGACCTTAGGGTTGAAATTGATTCCTTAGATAGTGAAATACTTGATCTTCTAAACAAGCGTGCCGCCGCATCCCTCGCTGTCGGCGCCATCAAGGCCGGATCATCCGATCAGATTTTCAAGCCTTTCCGTGAACAGGAAGTTCTGTGCGGCCTTACAGGTCGCAACCCCGGGCCGCTTCCCGCCGAACATCTCGAAGCCATTTATCGTGAAATAATTTCTTCCTCCCGCAGGCTGCAACGGCCTGAACGAGTGGTCTATCTAGGCCCCGAAGGGACATTCTCATATTTTGCAGGACTACAGCACATGGGACGTCAGGCCGATCTGCTCCCAAAAAACAATTTTGAAGATATTTTTGTGGCCGTTTCCAAGGGCGAGGCCGATTTAGGCATCATCCCCCTTGAAAATTCGCTCAAGGGAACGGTCGGGCAGAACGTTGATCTCTTTATGCGTTACCCCGTCTTTATTCAGGCCGAACTGTATCATCGCATCAGTCACGGGCTTATGACCAAGGGTGCCGATATAAGCGAGATCAAGACTGTTTATTCACACTCCAAGGCACTTGAGCAATGCACCGGCTGGCTGCGGGCCAATATGCCCGGTGCAGAGCTCGTGTCTGTGGAGTCCACAGCAAAGGCAGCCCAGATGGTAGCCGAAAGTGAAGGTCCCGTTGCCGCAGTAGGGCACGTGAAGCTTGCAAATTTGTTCGGTCTGCACGTTGCCGCAGAAGCAATTGAGGATCTGCCGGACAACTGGACCCGTTTTCTGATCATAGGACCAAAACCCGGCCAGGAAGATAAGCGCGATAAAACATCGCTCCTTTTCACCACCCCGGACCGCCCCGGTGCGCTGGTGGAAGTCCTGAATGAGCTTTCCGGTCATGACATCAATATGACGAAGCTTGAGTCGAGGCCCGCACTTGGCGAAAAATGGAAGTATATGTTTTTTGTCGACCTGCAGGGAGACCTCGGAGCCGAAGAGCATGAATCGCTCATTGAAGATCTTAAAAACCGCTGCCTGACTTTTAAGATTCTGGGGTGTTACCCGGCAGGCGCACAGGACGGCGGTTTGATTTAA
- the aroA gene encoding 3-phosphoshikimate 1-carboxyvinyltransferase, giving the protein MTSENVIIVKAPSSKSLSHRALIAGALSEGTTVVLDPLDSNDINRTMDCLDTMGARFNIDGTATTVIGMSGGPKGGVKEPAVLEMRDSGTTCRLITALAGAGNGLFRVQGTPRMHDRPIGALTSALESQGTKVTFSDKPGYPPVTLEAHGFKGREIDISIEESSQYISGLLLGAPLADDTTIINVIGKKAVSWPYVALTLNVMEDFRIKFEVQLKANGEWKKTDWRKVEKVVPGEIRFVVHPSRFERDEYRVEGDWSNASYFLAAGAVGNNPVKIEGMSVNSLQGDMAIMYILKSMGAKIESDGHSVTVYPSKLHGVEVDMSKCPDLVPTVAVAAAFADSPTTITNVAHLRIKECDRLEASAAEIMRAGGKAEITDDSITIIPAPLKKGERIVFKTYDDHRLAMCTAIFAMAGIESIPEEPGCVAKSFPGFWSEWEKVKKGNGC; this is encoded by the coding sequence ATGACTTCTGAAAACGTAATAATCGTAAAAGCTCCTTCGTCCAAATCGCTTTCTCACCGGGCGTTGATTGCAGGGGCATTGTCTGAAGGTACTACTGTGGTACTTGATCCTCTGGACAGTAACGATATCAACCGGACAATGGATTGTCTGGATACTATGGGCGCCCGGTTTAATATTGACGGCACTGCAACCACTGTGATCGGAATGAGCGGTGGCCCCAAGGGCGGCGTCAAGGAACCTGCTGTTCTGGAAATGCGTGATTCCGGCACCACCTGCCGATTGATCACCGCTCTCGCCGGAGCGGGCAATGGTCTTTTCCGGGTACAGGGAACTCCACGCATGCACGACCGTCCCATCGGAGCTTTGACCAGCGCGCTGGAATCGCAGGGCACTAAAGTCACTTTTTCCGATAAGCCGGGATACCCTCCGGTAACCCTCGAGGCTCACGGCTTTAAGGGCCGGGAAATAGATATTTCGATTGAGGAATCCAGCCAGTATATTTCCGGCCTGCTGCTCGGCGCGCCACTTGCGGACGATACAACAATCATAAATGTTATCGGAAAAAAAGCTGTTTCATGGCCTTATGTGGCTTTGACCCTGAATGTGATGGAAGATTTCCGGATCAAGTTTGAGGTCCAGCTTAAAGCAAATGGTGAATGGAAAAAGACTGACTGGAGGAAAGTGGAAAAGGTTGTGCCCGGTGAAATCCGTTTCGTGGTTCATCCTTCCAGATTTGAACGCGATGAGTACCGGGTGGAAGGTGACTGGTCCAATGCTTCATATTTTCTTGCTGCCGGGGCCGTAGGTAACAATCCTGTGAAGATTGAAGGAATGTCCGTAAATTCCCTTCAAGGCGACATGGCTATCATGTATATCCTCAAGTCCATGGGGGCTAAGATTGAGAGTGACGGACACAGCGTAACCGTGTATCCTTCCAAACTACACGGTGTGGAAGTGGATATGAGCAAATGTCCTGATCTGGTACCCACCGTCGCTGTTGCCGCCGCATTCGCGGACAGCCCGACTACCATCACCAATGTTGCCCACCTGCGCATCAAGGAATGTGACCGCTTAGAGGCGAGCGCAGCCGAGATCATGCGTGCCGGCGGAAAGGCCGAAATCACCGATGATTCCATCACCATTATTCCGGCGCCGCTAAAAAAGGGTGAACGCATTGTATTCAAGACTTATGATGATCATCGTCTTGCCATGTGTACCGCTATTTTTGCCATGGCCGGTATTGAATCCATTCCTGAAGAACCGGGATGTGTAGCTAAATCTTTCCCCGGTTTCTGGAGTGAATGGGAAAAAGTAAAAAAAGGAAACGGTTGTTAG